In Corylus avellana chromosome ca2, CavTom2PMs-1.0, the following proteins share a genomic window:
- the LOC132171539 gene encoding heavy metal-associated isoprenylated plant protein 36-like, producing MAATEAKAEAKEAPKEVVEETLAPLRGKTWVLKVSIHCEGCKRKVKRVLLDIEGVYKVDVDLRQQKAVVIGNVEAETLIKRLLKTGKHAELWPEKADSKEKKRSKGKNKEKQIEQESSEESNHGDDKEKETAKVQVQDSAKNGEGGSHCNVVSEGGKTGGQAKEPKPEVKQNVTVAAGSQSPVPEQKGAGDGENGNEKSGGGGGGGGGSGSGGKKKKKKGQKATVTIDEAGHPGDAPPPGSGSPNHGHGHGHGYAHDHQGPLMTEIPAAGNHSHTPQHVYHHQYPPQYQPHYDAPPVYATSYSRAHPVSSHVTHYSSPPPYSHTYVQHPVHDPELEHPPSEYYYDPHPSASSFELFSDENPNGCSIM from the exons atGGCTGCTACAGAAGCGAAGGCAGAAGCTAAAGAGGCACCTAAAGAAGTAGTAGAAGAAACTTTAGCACCTCTCAGAGGCAAG ACATGGGTCTTGAAAGTCTCCATCCACTGTGAAGGCTGCAAAAGAAAAGTCAAAAGGGTTCTACTTGACATTGAAG GTGTCTACAAGGTAGATGTTGATTTGAGGCAACAAAAAGCCGTCGTAATAGGGAATGTAGAGGCAGAGACTTTGATTAAGAGACTGTTAAAGACGGGGAAACATGCAGAGCTTTGGCCTGAAAAGGCTgactcaaaagagaaaaagcgCAGCAAAGGAAAGAACAAAGAGAAGCAAATCGAACAAGAAAGCTCTGAAGAAAGCAACCATGGCGATGACAAGGAAAAAGAGACGGCGAAAGTTCAAGTCCAAGACTCTGCTAAAAATGGTGAAGGTGGCAGCCACTGTAATGTTGTCAGTGAAGGTGGTAAAACCGGTGGACAAGCGAAGGAGCCGAAGCCTGAGGTGAAGCAAAATGTAACCGTAGCGGCCGGTAGTCAGTCACCGGTGCCTGAGCAGAAGGGTGCTGGCGACGGTGAGAATGGGAATGAGAAAAGTGGtgggggtggtggtggtggtggtgggagtGGCAGTGGaggtaaaaagaagaaaaagaaaggccaaaagGCGACCGTCACTATTGACGAGGCTGGACATCCTGGCGATGCACCGCCACCTGGCAGTGGATCACCGAATCATGGGCATGGGCACGGGCACGGGTACGCGCACGATCATCAAGGCCCATTAATGACTGAAATTCCAGCTGCGGGCAATCACAGCCATACACCTCAGCACGTGTACCATCATCAATACCCACCACAATACCAACCACATTACGATGCACCGCCAGTGTATGCAACGAGCTACAGCAGAGCACACCCCGTTAGTAGCCACGTCACACACTATTCGTCGCCACCACCGTATTCACACACGTACGTGCAGCACCCGGTTCACGACCCCGAGCTGGAGCATCCACCGTCGGAATATTATTACGACCCGCACCCATCCGCTTCTTCGTTCGAGCTATTCAGTGATGAAAATCCAAATGGGTGCTCCATCATGTGA
- the LOC132171663 gene encoding LOW QUALITY PROTEIN: respiratory burst oxidase homolog protein B (The sequence of the model RefSeq protein was modified relative to this genomic sequence to represent the inferred CDS: inserted 2 bases in 1 codon) has product MDPIQANQRNSFSDQSESAGSSRAGYSGPLSGPLVSNKRNSSKRSARFKDEECLVEITLDVRDDTVSVQNIRGGDSETAYLASQLEKRPSSLGSQLSFKLRQVSQELKRMTSSKRFNKVDRSKSGAARAIQGLKFMSENVGSEGWSEVEARFDEIAVNGMLPKSRFSQCIGMNESSEFAGELFDALARRRGITSSSITKAELGEFWEQITDQSFDARLQTFFDMVDKNADGRITEEEVEEIITSSACANKLSKIQERAHEYAAMIMEELDPNNLGYIELYNLEMLLLQAPISHTTNSASDSRALSKLLSQKLVPTKERNPVKRWCRGLAYFVEDNWKRIWVMALWLSICAGLFTWKFIQYRHRAVFDVMGYCVTTAKGAAETLKFNMALILLPVCRNTITWLRSKTKLGVAVPFDDNINFHKVIAVGIAIGIGLHAGAHLTCDFPRLXYIARSKYESMKQYFGNTRPDNYWWFVKGTEGWTGVVMVVLMAISYTLAQPWFRRNRLNLPKTLKKLTGFNAFWYSHHLFVIVYVLFIVHGYYLYLSKKWYKKTTWMYLAVPVLLYASERLLRAFRSGYKIVRILKVAVYPGNVLSLHMSKPQGFKYTSGQYIFVNCSAVSPLQWHPFSITSAPGDDYLSVHIRTMGDWTSRLKAIFSKVCQPPSSDHSGLLRADMGQGNNKPRIPRLLIDGPYGAPAQDYKKYDVLLLVGLGIGATPLISIVKDVLNNMKQQKEVEEGMVESGARNDHKRKHFATKRAYFYWVTREQGSFEWFSGVMNEVAEKDGDKVIELHNYCTSVYEEGDARSALITMLQTLQHAKNGVDIVSGTRVRTHFARPNWRNVYKHVALKHPDERVGVFYCGAHGLVGELRSLAHDFSRKTTTKFDFHKENF; this is encoded by the exons ATGGATCCGATTCAAGCAAACCAACGGAATTCATTTTCCGACCAGTCAGAAAGCGCGGGAAGTTCACGAGCTGGCTACAGCGGCCCTCTAAGCGGCCCATTAGTTTCCAACAAGAGAAATAGCAGCAAGAGAAGTGCGAGATTCAAAGACGAAGAATGCTTGGTGGAGATCACTCTAGACGTACGCGACGACACCGTTTCGGTGCAGAACATCAGGGGAGGGGACTCGGAGACTGCGTATTTGGCAAGCCAGCTGGAGAAAAGGCCATCTTCGCTTGGTTCCCAGCTGTCGTTTAAGCTCCGGCAAGTGTCGCAGGAGCTGAAGCGCATGACATCTTCAAAAAGGTTTAACAAAGTTGACAGGTCCAAATCTGGGGCTGCTCGCGCCATTCAAGGCTTGAAGTTTATGTCCGAGAATGTCGGAAGTGAAGGTTGGTCGGAggttgaagctcgctttgatGAAATCGCCGTCAATGGGATGCTCCCCAAATCTCGATTTAGCCAATGTATAG GGATGAACGAGTCCAGTGAGTTCGCCGGAGAACTATTTGATGCTTTGGCTCGTCGGAGAGGAATAACATCATCTTCCATAACCAAGGCCGAGTTGGGCGAATTTTGGGAACAAATTACTGATCAAAGCTTTGACGCGAGGCTACAAACGTTCTTTGACAT GGTGGATAAAAACGCGGATGGTAGAATTACTGAAGAAGAGGTGGAAGAg attatTACCTCAAGTGCTTGTGCAAATAAGTTGTCAAAAATCCAAGAACGCGCCCATGAGTATGCTGCAATGATCATGGAAGAGCTGGATCCAAACAACCTCGGATACATTGAG CTATACAACTTGGAAATGCTACTCCTGCAAGCACCTATAAGCCACACAACGAACTCAGCAAGCGACAGCCGTGCTCTGAGCAAGTTGCTGAGCCAAAAGCTAGTCCCAACAAAGGAGCGCAACCCCGTAAAGCGGTGGTGCCGGGGGCTGGCCTACTTCGTGGAAGACAATTGGAAGCGGATTTGGGTGATGGCTCTGTGGCTTTCAATCTGCGCTGGCCTTTTCACATGGAAATTCATTCAGTATAGGCACAGGGCTGTGTTTGACGTGATGGGCTATTGTGTCACTACTGCCAAGGGCGCAGCCGAGACCCTTAAGTTCAACATGGCCCTAATTCTTCTCCCAGTCTGCAGAAACACCATTACTTGGCTTAGAAGCAAGACCAAGTTAGGCGTGGCCGTACCCTTTGATGATAATATCAACTTCCATAAG GTAATTGCTGTAGGAATTGCAATTGGGATCGGGCTACACGCCGGTGCACATTTGACATGCGACTTCCCCAGGCT TTACATTGCACGGAGTAAATATGAGTCAATGAAGCAATATTTTGGCAATACCCGACCCGACAACTACTGGTGGTTCGTGAAAGGAACCGAAGGTTGGACCGGTGTGGTCATGGTGGTGCTCATGGCTATATCATACACATTAGCCCAACCTTGGTTCCGTCGGAACCGGCTAAACCTCCCAAAAACTCTCAAGAAGCTCACTGGGTTCAACGCCTTCTGGTACTCCCACCACTTATTCGTCATCGTCTACGTCCTCTTTATAGTCCATGGATACTACCTCTACCTCTCCAAGAAATGGTACAAGAAAACG ACATGGATGTATCTGGCGGTGCCTGTTTTACTATATGCATCTGAACGGTTACTTCGAGCATTTAGGTCTGGCTATAAAATTGTGCGGATATTAAAG gttgcaGTGTACCCTGGAAATGTGTTGTCCCTGCATATGTCTAAACCTCAAGGTTTTAAATACACTAGTGGGCAGTATATTTTTGTGAACTGCTCAGCTGTCTCTCCCCTTCAATG GCATCCCTTTTCGATTACTTCGGCTCCAGGGGACGATTATCTGAGCGTCCATATACGCACCATGGGCGACTGGACATCACGGCTAAAAGCTATTTTCTCCAAG GTATGTCAGCCTCCTTCTAGCGACCATAGTGGCCTTCTAAGAGCCGACATGGGACAAGGCAATAACAAACCAAG GATCCCGAGACTCTTAATCGACGGCCCGTATGGAGCGCCGGCACAAGACTACAAAAAGTACGACGTGCTCCTCCTCGTTGGCCTCGGCATCGGCGCGACCCCTTTGATCAGTATTGTTAAAGATGTGCTTAATAATATGAAGCAACAAAAGGAAGTGGAAGAAGGGATGGTGGAGAGTGGTGCAAGAAATGATCATAAGAGAAAACATTTTGCTACAAAACGAGCATACTTTTATTGGGTGACGAGGGAGCAAGGCTCATTTGAATGGTTTAGTGGTGTGATGAATGAGGTAGCAGAAAAAGATGGAGACAAGGTGATTGAGCTTCACAACTATTGCACCAGTGTTTATGAAGAAGGAGATGCACGGTCGGCTTTAATCACCATGCTTCAAACGCTACAACATGCCAAAAATGGTGTCGATATTGTCTCCGGCACCCGGGTTAGAACACATTTTGCTAGACCTAATTGGCGTAACGTTTACAAGCACGTTGCCCTTAAGCACCCTGACGAACGAGTTG GGGTGTTTTACTGTGGAGCACATGGATTGGTTGGAGAGCTAAGAAGTTTAGCTCATGACTTCTCCAGGAAAACCACCACCAAGTTTGATTTCCACAAGGAAAActtctga